The window TGATGGGCTGCTCGTCGACATCGCCGCGATGGTGGAGTCCGAGCACAGCAACCAAATGCCCCTGACCGTCGTCGTGCCCGGGGCGGTCATCACCGGCCGGCTCGCGCCGCAGAGCCTGTGGAACGAGCGAGTGGCGGAAGTCCTCGCCGGCTCGGAGCACCTCAAGCCATTCGCCGCACTCTTCGCGGCGCCCGCGGCCGGCGCTGGTGACGCGGCCGGCGAAGGCACGGCGGTGCCGGCGGTGCGGCCGACGCATCTGCACCTGCACGTCGCCCGCATCCTGCAGGGCAGCTACGGGCTGCCGCACACCGGCGGCATGTACCGCATCGCCATCGCCGACATCAGCAGTTGGACGGTGGGAGACCTCAGCTACTCCGACCAGTGACACCAGGGCCGGCCATGGCCGTGCCCCGGGCCCGCGAGCCCGGGGCACGGCCATGGCCGGTGTTGGATGGTCGGCTTCGGCGCGGCGCGGTGATGGTGCGGGGCGTCAGGCCGCGGTGGCCGGTCGCGCGTTGCCGAACAGGAGCGCTGACGACGACAAGGGCCACCAGCGGCCGGGGGAGGGGGAGCCCGCCGGTCGTCGCGGTGCAGGCCTCGACGGGGAGGGCGTCGGCGAGGTCGCACCGCTCCTCGCCGACGAGTCGTGCGCCGAGGACGCCCTGGCCGTGGTCAGGGCGCGTTCGGCCCTCGGGCTGTTCTGGGGGCGGCCGAGGATGCGGTCGCGGTCGGGGCGGGTGTGGCGGGTCGTGGCCGGGGTGGCCCTGCTGCGGGGTCGGGGCGGCCGAAGAGGAGGTCGTAACCCGGGGGGAGTTGGAGCAGGAGGCGGTGGGTGAGGTCGTCGCCTGCGGCGTCGGCGACGACGCTGAGGACGGCGCTGACGTCCCAGGCGGCGGTCGCCTCGCTCGCGCCGGGGATCCAGGCGGCGGTGGCCCGTACGAACCGTTCCGCGTCCAGGGGCTGGGCGGCCTGCAGGGGGTTGAGGAGGACCAGGGCGAAGGTCTCCGGGAGCCGGGCCGCCAGCTCGGCCCGGTCGCGGCCGGCGACGTGGGCACCGAGCAGGGCCAGGACCACGCGGGCGGCCTGATCGGCCTCGCGGGGTGTGGGGTACTCGCCGCGTTCTCGGACCTGGGCCAGGAACGCCTCGGGTCGAAGAGTCATCGTGGTTGCCTCTCCGGATGCGTGGGTGGGCGGTTGGGCCTGGGCGCGGGTTGCTGCCGTTCGCGGGCCCGGCGGCGGTGAGGTCGGGGTCCGCCGGTCAGGCGCCGTCCCAGGCCGGTGGGCCGCAGGATCCGGGTGACCGGGTACTGCGGCCGCGTAGCGCCGGGTGGTGGCCGGTGGTGTCGGCACGGTTGCGGGCGGCGACGTGGGCGGCGAGCCCCGAGCAGTTCCTGAACGTCACTCGGGACACGTCGGCGACGACCCGGGGCCGGCCCTGCACGACGGTGAGGAGCCTGCGTCGACGGGGTGCGGCGCTCGCGAGGTTCGACGTCACCGCTGGCCGTCACCACGAGGGGGTGCCCGCAGCGCCGGCGGCGGCGTTGCTTCCTCGGCACCGGTCGAGCCTTCCCCGCTGACGCCCGGGCGGGCGCCGGAGGGGTGCCGCCCTGCGCGGCCCGGGGGTGCAGGGCGCAGGGCGGCAGGCTCAGGAGGTCAGGCGCGGATCTGCCTGGGGGCCGGCCCCTGGGCGGTGACGGAGATCTTGCGGGGCTTGGCCTTCTCCGCGACCGGGATGCGCAGGGTCAGCACGCCCGCGTCGTAGTCGGCGCTGATGCCCTCCGGGTCGAGGGTGTCGGAGAGCATCACCTGGCGGGAGAACACGCCCAGCGGCCGCTCCGAGAGCTCCATGCGCGCGCCCTCGACCTCCGGGCGCGGGCGCCGCTCCGCCTTGACGGTCAGCATGTTCCGCTCCACGTCGATGTCGATCGCCGCCGGGTCCACCCCGGGAAGGTCGAACGCGATCACGTACTCGTCGTCGGCCCGGTAGGCGTCCAGCGGCATCGGGGCGGGCCTGCTCCAGGTCCCGCTCTGGGTGACGAGCTGCTGGGTCAGACGGTCCAGCTCGCGGAAGGGGTCGGTGCGCATCAACATCGCGAAACACCTCCAGTGGTCCAGGCAACCAAGTGCCAATGCGCTTCACCTGACACCGTTGTAGCATGTCATCCATCCGATGACAATGGCTGATGTCTCCGAAAGAGTGACGTCAGGAGAGATCGGTCGCGCCCGGTGCCGGGCCGCCACCGACCCCGGCCGGCGTGGGCTCCGGGTGTGGGCAGCCGAGCCCGTCCCTCGCGCAGGGAGAAGACTGCCTCCTCGGTACGCACCGGAAAATCTATGCCCGCTGAAGTAGACATTGCCTGGCGGCGTGGTTACTGTTTCTCTCGTAGACGCGGTCAAGCAGTACCCGCCAGACACGAACTGGCGGGCAGCAGTACGCAAGTTCGCAGGTCGGCGCGGTTGCAGGGTCCTGAAGCCAGGGATGTGCAGTAAGGCGACAGGACCGGTGGCCGCTCCGGGCGGCCCGCAGGTATCAGGGGCCGCCACCCGGCGTTACCGCAGTTCATCACGTGCATGGCCCAGCAAGTGCATGACCCGAAGGTGAAGTTGAGTCGGGCAGTACCAGCAGTCGTAGGACGCGGTATCCCAGTAAAGGCGCCAGGACTGCGGGCGCGCGTGCTGGGAGGTCCGGGCAGTGGGGTTCCAAGCCGAGCAGGTGAGCACGACGGGCGACGGGGCTGGCTGCCGGACCGGGCGGACCATCAGGACCGCCGCAGCAGTAGTTGGCAGTACAGCAGTAACCGCAGTTCGCAGGGACAGAACCCGGGTAGTGCAGAGGATGAACGGAGGGACGTAGCGCCATCAGGATCGCCCGGCCCGTGAGGCAATGCACCGGGCGGAATCCGAGGACCCCGAGGCAAGGACGGTGGTTTCCGGTCACGCATACGCGATCCCCGCACGCCCCCTCACCCGGGGCGAGGCGGACTCAAGGAACCCGGTCATAGGGCCGGAAGATGGTGTAAAACCCTTCGGGGCCCCGGGAGCCGCAACGGCCCCGGGGCCCCTCAGCGCGTCCCCGGACACAACAAGAAGAGGTGCAGTGACCACGGCAACCATCCGACCGCACACCCCCGACACCCCCGACCGTCTCGACGACGACGACTACCCCGCCTACACGATGGGCCGCGCCGCCGAGATGACCGGTACCACACCCGGCTTCCTACGCTCCCTCGGCGACCAGGGCCTCATCACCCCCCTGCGCTCCGAAGGCGGCCACCGGCGCTACTCCCGCTACCAGCTGCGCATCGCGATGCGCGCGCGTGACCTCGTCGACCAGGGCACCGCCATCGACGCAGCCTGCCGCATCGTCATCCTGGAAGACCAGCTCGAAGAGGCCCTGCGCATCAATGACGAGCTCCGCCGCTCCCAGCAGGGCCAGGCCCCCGACGCCGATACCTGACCGTCTGCCCCGCCCGGCCGACGAGACCGGCCCGCGGTGGGCGACAAGCGCTCACCGCAGGCCGCCCGGCCGCCCGTCCGAGGGCAACGCCGCCGGCCGCCGAGCCTGGATCGTGGAGCGTCCTCTCCTGGGCGGGCGGGCCGCAGACCCCGCCTCACCAGCGCGAGCTGTCCGTGACCACCGGGTACGACGGCTTCGTCGTCACTCCCGAGCCCACGCCCCGACACGCTCATCCATCACCGTCGCGCCAGGGTCAGGACGCCTGCCCGGCGGCGATGGCCGGCCGACTTCCGCCGACCGGACCGCGCCTGCCTCCCGGCCGGCTCTGCCCGGGACCCGCCAGTAGGCGGTTCGCCCACGCGGGTGGTCCGCCGGGCCCCCGGCCACTACGGTGTGGTGTGCCCCCGCACGCGGGCCGTCAGGTCAGATTCCCGCTTCGCGGGCGCACCCCGGGCCGCCGAGATCGGGGCCGCAAGGAGTGAACGGTGACCGTCTCCGAGGAGAGTCGACCTCCTGCCCTCGATGTCTCCCTGAGGCCGGGCGCGGGCGACGTGGTGCTCGACGCGGCGGGCGACCTCGACCAGACCACCGGTCCACTGCTGAGCGCCGCCGTGGAGAGTGTCCTGGACACGCCGGCCGTTCCCGGGAAGCTGGTGGTCGACATGTCCCGGGTCGCGTTCTGCGACTCCGGTGGCCTCAATGCCCTCATCCGCGCCCACCTGCGCGCCCGCGAAGCGGGGTCGGAGCTTCACCTGCTGCGTCCGACCGCACCCGTCGCGGCTCTGCTGCGCCGTACCGGCGTGGACCAGGTCCTGCTCGTGGGCCCGGACCCTGCGGCGGCCTTCACCCAGGAGGGCATGCCCGGGTTCGCGTGAGGTCGCACCGCCGCGGAGCAGCGCCCCGCGGGGAGAAGCTCGCCGGTGGCCGGGGTGCCACGGGCGGCCTGGAGGCCCCTGAGCCCCGTGGGACTTCGTGTCGGCGGGCATGTCCGGCGTGGCGAACGGGGCGCGGTCGAGAACGATGTCGCGTACGGGGGGAGTGCTCGGTGTACCAGGACCGGGCCGGAACGGCGCCAGGTGCAGGCCGGTCGGCGGACCGGCGCAGCGGCCGTCCTCACCGTCTTTCGCCCGGCGGGTCCGGCGGGCGATCGTGGGACGGGC of the Kitasatospora sp. NBC_01246 genome contains:
- a CDS encoding STAS domain-containing protein — translated: MTVSEESRPPALDVSLRPGAGDVVLDAAGDLDQTTGPLLSAAVESVLDTPAVPGKLVVDMSRVAFCDSGGLNALIRAHLRAREAGSELHLLRPTAPVAALLRRTGVDQVLLVGPDPAAAFTQEGMPGFA
- a CDS encoding helix-turn-helix domain-containing protein yields the protein MGRAAEMTGTTPGFLRSLGDQGLITPLRSEGGHRRYSRYQLRIAMRARDLVDQGTAIDAACRIVILEDQLEEALRINDELRRSQQGQAPDADT
- a CDS encoding Hsp20/alpha crystallin family protein, with translation MLMRTDPFRELDRLTQQLVTQSGTWSRPAPMPLDAYRADDEYVIAFDLPGVDPAAIDIDVERNMLTVKAERRPRPEVEGARMELSERPLGVFSRQVMLSDTLDPEGISADYDAGVLTLRIPVAEKAKPRKISVTAQGPAPRQIRA